From the Rhea pennata isolate bPtePen1 chromosome 1, bPtePen1.pri, whole genome shotgun sequence genome, the window TAAGATGATTCTGTTGAGGTCCAGTCTTTCACTTGGCTTTTACACTCTCCACCTTTGAAATATGCAAGTCCAAAGATGCCATAGCTCTTTGATACTGACATTTCTAGGAATAAAAGATAGACTTGAAAGTCATTGTTCAATCTCCCTCACATCTGTTTTGCGGGAATAAATGACAGCTATCGGAAATTTTAGTTGGTAAGTGCTAGCGACAGCAAATACAATGCTGAAATTTACAGGAATGACTTAAACATTTTTTGACATTGCAGAACATTGCAACATTTACCTGTCATCAATGCAAGATGCAGTAAATATGCCAAGCAAGGAACTAAAAGATCTGAGACTCCAGGGCCCACTATCTCCGATGACAGCTATGATTAAAATGACAGTTACCTCCTGCACTCCAAAGTGTCACTCTTCAGATACTATAGGAGTAAGACTTATCTGTGATTCATTAATGAACGTGTTAGGTATCTTAACATTACTCTCCTTAATGCCATGATGCCTCTCCCAGAACGTTCAGGACTTTCTCAGGTAAGTAATGAGTTTATCTGGTCAtcattttttgagaaaacacCTTCAGAACTGAATAGTAGGCATCTAGCATTTCAGGTAAGAAAAGCTGTCAAACAGATTTTTCACGACTAAAAAGGATGATTATCAGTTATAGTGATAattgttgttattttcattatcaCAGTCAGGAAGCTCTGCTTATACAGCAGAAACCTTCATGCTAcataataaaaagagagagcaaaaataTTGTTCCTATCCTGGGAAATTtgcagtcttaaaaaaaaaaaaaaaaaaaaaaaaaaaaaaaaaagacagataatAGATCCAGATAGATGGAGAAGAGCAGCAATAAAAGAATTTTGATCGGCATGCTAGTGGATACCTCAGCACAGACTTACAAAGTTCTTACAAGCATGAAGGATCATTGCTCAGGGGCAATTATGCTGAAGTTATATAAGATAAATGTAAagctatatatattttgaacaatttatctggatttttatttttgtttaggaagctcatcagaaaatatttatataaagaatATTATTTACAAAAGTTGTCCCACACAAGTCTGGGGGAAAACTGTAAGAATGCAAGTTATCATGAATTAATACTTGATATAAGAGGATTACAAATTCCAGGTTGATTTCATCATTATATTAGCacagtttcttctgtttatttctgtgaGCATTCCAGAGACATACTGGAACGATAGTAACTGCTTACAGGCCTTTCATCCAAACTTAAGCacatatttttcactgaaaaaaattaagataaaaacCTGAGATCGGATTAGGAAGTAGCTAGATATCCCCCTACAgcacttaaataaaaaaggggggCTAGCACTGTGCTATGTAATAGAACAATACTGCAGTTCAATACAATATTGCCACAAGCAGCTTTGTCCCAAGtagaagtacagaaaaaaaaatcaagacaagtTTGACTTAATTATGTGGGTGATCTCAGGTTACCTGATTATCTTAACTTTGCCACGTATTAGTcggggatttttttaaaattattttataaagcttcaggctgctctccatGCTATAAAACTGCTCTAACGCTCAGACAAGCAATTTGTTAAGATGACAGTAATTAGCAGTCATTACCAGCGCTGCACAAGAACCTAAATCAGAAAATACGTAGGGAACCGACTGTAACCAAAGGCAACGTGTCTCATTTACACATTTTTAGGGAAAAGAGCAGCCAAGGAGCACCCGAGGAGCCCAGGTAAGCGCgtttttacagttttatctgACGAGGCCGAGGTGGGTCCGTGCACCCCCCGCCTCCCGGGCCAGTCTCGCGGCGGTGCGGTTGGCGCTAACGCCCCGTCCCCGCTGTCAGGAGCCTCTCGCAGGACACGAGGTTTAGGAGGCCGCCGGTGCCCGCGGGCCGCCGTCGGAACGGCGCCTTCTGGCGATGCCTTAACAAGgtagtaataataatagtaatggGATCGTTAACAGCTGTAACACCAGACCGTTTTCATCCTAACCGCTGTTTGTCACGGGCCGGAACAAAATATCGGTATTTTAATTACAAACGCCACCGGGGTATTTTGCACGGGGAGTTCAAAGCAGCCGACGTTAAATACTGGTATCGCGACCGGCCTCGCTTCACAGACAGAGCCGCCAGCGCACCCGCACTCCCTGCCgtcgccgccgcctcggcccggcccggcccggcccggcccggcggccccgctcccgccgccgccgccaccgccgccgcgcaaagggcgccgccgccccgccgccggggccgcgagccgcgcgcgggggccgcggaggccgcgcggcggcggtgcgtgccgggagcggggggcggcccggccgggtcacgcccgccgccgccgccccttcCTGTCATGGCGGCCGGCGCGCTGCGGGCGccgggcgaggcggcgcggccctgcccctGGTGGAGCTGACGGAcggcgccggccgggcggcgctgcgctgcgctgcgctgcgggcgcggggccTCCGCGGGCCGCGCTCTCCCTCTCGGCAGGAGGTGACCGCGCGGAGCTGGCGTTGTCGCCAGGCCGGGCGACGCGGGGCTCCCGGGGgtggggaggcggcggcggggagacGCCGGTGCCGCGCAGCGCCgctccggccgccccggcgagcggcggggccgcggggtgGAGCCGTCCGGTCCCGTCGCCCTGTCCCGTCCCGGGCGCCCTCGGGGGAGCGGGAGGGAAGGAGACGCCGGGATCTGCCCCGGGTCGCACGAGCACCGGGGCAAGTCAGGGAGGAGGTTTGGGCGCTGTCATGGTcggttggttggttggttgtgGGGTTTTTACACCAAAGCCGAGCTATTCCTGCAGGGTGAACCACTTCGGGGTAGTTACACTTAATATTGCTGTATGGAAGCTCTGGTGTGGAATAATGGGGAGATTTGTTTCCTTGTGTTTGCTGTAGTACGCTTCACCGAAGATACTTCGTGTGTGACCTGGGACAAGACATTTActtaccttttctttcctttggtccCTTCATGGTTATCTAAACAGAAGTTTTTTGAagctggagaaaacagaaaaggcgTTTGTCTTCAAGTAAGTATATTCACGTGGGGACATAACCAGAAGAGGGACTGACAGTTAAATTTGCATCCTCTCTAGTGTGGAGTAATCCTCCCATGTACACCACTCCCAGAGCTGTTCCTTACTGAAAGGTGTAGGATAAGCTTTATGCACTAATTAAAATTATCCAATTGTAAAAGCCTAGTGAAAAATGCACCTTTAGCATAGCATGAGGCACTGATGATTACAGGCAGGCGAGCATATTCACTCCTTATCTTGTGATAAGACTTCAAGAGACTTGTTTCCACAGAGTTATATAGCAAGAGAGCAAACCCACAATAGTTATCTTATGATAGtaagtcatttattttcctagttATCTATGAAGATAAAACCTAAATTTCTCAACTCCCACACAGACACTTGCAATATCTCAGTCACGCTGGTTGGCTTTTGGAAAGACAATTgaaagggggaggaagggaagcctGTCAtgttccttctgttttccttgcagatGCTGCTATAGTACCAGCTTTCCACATCTTGTTTCTTCATTTCACTGACCTTGTGCACTCAGCTGGTCAGCAGCATGCTTTCTACTGGGAACACCTCAAAACTTTTCCTGGTGCTCGTTTCGTTGCTGCTTATGCTGCCAGCAGTTGAAGGCCTGGATGCTGGAGACACAGTGGCCTTCTTGCTGGGCCTCACTGTCAGTGTCATTGGATTCTGTGCCTGTCTCGGCTTGTATGCgaggaaaagaaatggacaGCAATGAGGTCAAGAAGATGCACAAACACAGCGTAACTGTGCTGGGATTGAGATCTGGGGTCTAAAACTAAGCTTTGGTATTGGATAACACtcaaaaatgtgaaatagaTAATTCTGCAAGCCCCTTACTGTGCAATACTACAGAATAAAGGCCAGGCACAGTAAAAAGGATTTGTAGGATCTATTCCTGTGACAGTAAGATGATTTCATATTGCCTGTGATTAAATATTTCCGTAGAGATGGTAAGAACTTttcagaagggagaaagaaagtcATAGGCTGGTTCACAGtaaatgtttataaatgtaTGACAGAGCCCATGCAACAAGTTCCACAATTTTGGTTTCAGAGTTAGGAGGAAGCAGCTATTAATCTTCTAGTCAGGATGACAAGGCTTTGGAGGTATTGAAGCACTTACGATTAGATAAGTAAAGAGCATGCTGCTCAAACttagtttgtgtgtgtgcattcaCATTCTTTGTAATGACAGTTAAACCCCTCACAGCTCACTTTTGGTGTCCTAGGGATGAGACTTGGGAGAACTAAGAAAACATTAAAGctttttacttctgtatttttattttagaacgTACTTCTTCTGTAGCCTCTGTTTTTGTTCCAAAATGATTGCACTTAAGAAAGGGaccatgatttttctttcacgTGTATTTCATAGAAAGTGTACTTAAAGCTTCATGAATCAAACGAGGGGGGCATTTTATATCTTTTGTCTATTTTCTGTACTCAGCTTTCATTTAAGCACACCAGGTTTAAGGGTTAATTCATTTGGTggtttgtttttgattttttttctgaaactgaagaCCCACCTATTTTATTAAGGTATTATGCATATTATTTCTGCATTAGGGGGTTATTAGAATTACAACAATGCAGT encodes:
- the SMIM30 gene encoding small integral membrane protein 30, which encodes MLSTGNTSKLFLVLVSLLLMLPAVEGLDAGDTVAFLLGLTVSVIGFCACLGLYARKRNGQQ